A region of Bacteroidia bacterium DNA encodes the following proteins:
- the recN gene encoding DNA repair protein RecN, producing MLSRLVISNFALLESVDIRFEAGLNILTGETGSGKSILMEALGLALGSRVESASILRDPTQKCWIEATFNLPQNEFIKDWLAENAPEIEISIENSPEVIIRREILPNGKSRAFLEDSPITLQALKNFSAFLIDFHRQHENLKILSPSEQLLLLDQFSENQTDIKELKSYFYTFNQKQQELTQLKLTEQEGIRKKDYLSHLVEELNAAKLSASEEVELDTALQRLENSELLTTSLKSAVFDFYESETSIQTLLSKHIKAIQKLTTIDSSFKDSAEILENLLVQLEDVTYQLQSKCDEIETDPQRLLYINQRIETYQRLKLKYATKKTAELIQILSNSRQELSQIESISEKIEQTEKELAQIGEKFLEKCYLLEKKRSQTAEHLGYTINQILPELGLPNAQFSIVVERINHSKYSLSIGNNTTFFQSNGINTCSFMVSTNVGVLPASLESVASGGEISRILLAIKTALAQKMQFPCLVFDEIDTGISGSVALQVGLVMEKLARYSQVICITHLPQVASRGLNHYFLYKTSDETSTRSHICKLKEEERVREIAVMLSGNPPSNAAIANAKELLSEFSPK from the coding sequence ATGCTTAGTCGTTTGGTTATAAGCAACTTTGCGTTGTTAGAATCTGTTGATATACGGTTTGAAGCCGGCCTGAATATTTTGACGGGAGAAACAGGTTCAGGAAAGTCTATCTTGATGGAAGCATTGGGATTAGCATTAGGAAGTCGAGTAGAATCAGCCTCGATATTAAGGGATCCAACCCAAAAATGCTGGATTGAAGCAACTTTCAACCTCCCCCAAAATGAGTTTATTAAAGATTGGCTTGCCGAAAACGCCCCCGAAATAGAAATAAGCATAGAAAACAGTCCAGAAGTCATCATTCGCCGAGAAATATTACCCAACGGAAAAAGTCGAGCTTTCTTAGAAGACTCCCCTATCACCCTGCAAGCCCTCAAAAACTTCTCTGCCTTTCTAATTGATTTTCATCGCCAACACGAAAACTTAAAAATACTTTCCCCAAGCGAACAACTTCTCTTACTTGACCAATTCTCTGAAAACCAGACAGATATAAAAGAATTGAAAAGTTATTTCTATACTTTTAACCAAAAACAACAAGAACTTACCCAGCTAAAACTAACAGAGCAAGAAGGAATACGAAAAAAAGATTACCTCTCTCATCTGGTAGAGGAGCTTAATGCCGCAAAACTCTCGGCATCCGAAGAAGTTGAATTAGATACCGCTTTGCAACGTTTAGAAAATTCCGAACTCTTAACAACAAGTTTAAAATCAGCAGTTTTTGACTTTTATGAAAGCGAAACATCCATCCAGACCTTGCTTTCCAAACACATAAAAGCCATCCAAAAACTTACTACGATTGATTCCTCTTTTAAAGATTCAGCAGAGATATTAGAAAATTTACTCGTTCAGTTAGAGGATGTTACGTATCAATTACAATCAAAATGCGATGAAATAGAAACCGACCCACAGCGGCTTCTATACATTAACCAAAGAATAGAAACCTATCAGCGACTAAAACTAAAGTACGCTACCAAAAAAACAGCAGAGCTAATACAGATTCTATCAAACAGCCGGCAAGAACTCTCTCAAATAGAATCTATTTCCGAAAAAATTGAGCAAACAGAGAAAGAGTTAGCCCAAATAGGCGAAAAATTTCTTGAAAAATGCTATCTTTTAGAGAAAAAACGCAGCCAGACAGCAGAACATCTGGGTTACACAATCAATCAAATACTACCGGAACTTGGGTTGCCTAATGCTCAATTTAGTATTGTGGTAGAACGTATCAATCATTCAAAATATTCATTATCAATAGGGAACAATACTACATTTTTTCAGTCAAATGGCATAAATACTTGTTCTTTTATGGTTAGTACAAACGTTGGTGTTTTGCCGGCGAGCTTAGAATCTGTAGCTTCCGGCGGTGAAATATCTCGAATTTTATTAGCCATCAAAACTGCTTTAGCCCAAAAGATGCAGTTTCCATGCTTAGTTTTTGATGAGATAGATACCGGTATTAGCGGGTCTGTTGCGCTTCAGGTAGGGTTAGTTATGGAAAAATTAGCGCGATATTCTCAGGTTATTTGTATCACTCATCTACCGCAGGTAGCATCACGAGGGCTTAATCATTATTTTTTATACAAAACGAGCGATGAAACCAGCACTCGTTCACATATTTGTAAGCTAAAAGAAGAAGAGCGGGTTCGAGAAATTGCTGTTATGTTGAGCGGAAATCCGCCTTCCAACGCAGCCATAGCTAATGCAAAGGAATTACTCAGCGAATTTTCTCCCAAATAA